A section of the Paenibacillus yonginensis genome encodes:
- a CDS encoding Vps62-related protein yields MLIRRGEWSRSIFQEVRSIRKAKRAKSWIFALLVGILTVSGLGLPGASLAGAESANGFGADNSDLARLSASYASHLPVTVYDNSPYGGKEQAFDIGSYDWDVINSGVGNDKISSLRVAPGYKVTLYKDAGFSGASKVFTADAMYVDDFNDETSSLKVEAVTPLDASSFAVPGNAYTDASKRSMLESFAPRIWFAQGEVYFPSSVEYTFPYVERYLNPNSGNYEFRTKEALNPYNKKLPYFNGDLQNAPIYAFWVEKDYNNVDLVYFQFSPYDLGKTVLGSEFGDHVGDFERVTVRLAKFVYNGQNYLKPVQVFYGYHSSGITYRWDEVDKIGGTHPVAYSAFGSHGMWKDPGNHVYQDIVIAKLTDVTNQGTSWDTWNRVQAFEYFPNASTGVGLGNPWPTWLNKDYTNPNSGAVYRFGNPAQGSVFGQPLLADGPTGPQEKTALTSDTILD; encoded by the coding sequence ATCTTCCAGGAAGTTCGCAGCATCCGGAAGGCCAAGCGGGCCAAGAGCTGGATATTCGCTTTACTGGTCGGTATTTTGACTGTTTCCGGTTTGGGGCTGCCAGGCGCCAGTCTTGCAGGAGCTGAATCTGCGAACGGGTTCGGAGCTGATAACAGTGATCTGGCTCGCTTGTCTGCCAGCTATGCTTCCCATTTGCCGGTGACGGTTTATGACAATTCGCCTTACGGAGGTAAAGAGCAGGCTTTTGACATTGGCAGCTATGACTGGGACGTCATCAATAGCGGAGTAGGAAATGATAAAATTTCCTCCCTGCGGGTTGCGCCGGGCTACAAGGTTACCCTGTACAAGGATGCTGGTTTCTCCGGGGCATCGAAGGTTTTTACTGCTGATGCTATGTATGTCGATGACTTCAATGATGAGACAAGCAGTCTGAAGGTCGAAGCTGTTACACCGCTTGATGCCTCCAGCTTCGCCGTTCCGGGCAACGCGTACACGGATGCATCCAAACGCAGTATGCTCGAATCCTTTGCGCCACGAATCTGGTTTGCGCAAGGCGAAGTTTATTTTCCATCCTCCGTGGAGTACACGTTCCCTTATGTGGAACGCTACCTCAATCCTAACTCCGGGAATTACGAATTCAGAACCAAAGAAGCTTTGAACCCTTACAACAAGAAGCTCCCTTATTTTAATGGCGACCTGCAAAATGCGCCCATCTACGCCTTTTGGGTCGAGAAAGATTACAACAATGTTGATTTAGTTTACTTCCAGTTCTCCCCATACGATCTGGGCAAAACCGTGCTCGGCAGTGAATTTGGCGACCATGTGGGCGACTTTGAACGCGTAACGGTCCGCTTAGCCAAGTTCGTCTACAACGGCCAGAACTATTTGAAGCCAGTTCAAGTGTTCTACGGCTATCATTCTTCCGGTATTACTTACCGCTGGGATGAAGTGGACAAGATCGGCGGCACACATCCGGTTGCTTACTCGGCCTTTGGTTCCCACGGCATGTGGAAAGACCCGGGCAATCATGTGTATCAGGATATCGTGATCGCCAAGCTGACCGACGTAACGAATCAGGGAACGTCTTGGGATACGTGGAACCGGGTACAGGCATTTGAATACTTCCCGAATGCATCGACCGGTGTAGGTCTTGGCAATCCATGGCCAACCTGGCTGAACAAAGATTATACCAATCCGAACAGCGGTGCGGTATACCGGTTCGGCAATCCGGCGCAAGGCTCCGTCTTTGGACAGCCGCTGCTGGCGGACGGCCCAACGGGACCTCAGGAGAAAACAGCCCTGACAAGCGATACGATTTTAGATTAA
- a CDS encoding ABC transporter substrate-binding protein yields MGKKSIWSLAVVVAVVLVVVILFVNGNKDRQAKTSAAPAESQAPSANTAANNTSSSGGGLKEAPILAEKVKAGSLPPIEERMPAADDIMVEPTYEEIGKYGGEWRYPWNGPDDKWGIEMVTEEPLFRFKQDGSGSVEPNVAKSYDVNEDSTEFTIHLREGMKWSDGVPFTADDVIFYWEHMLIPETFGKALYDCYYSVNPETGEKERAEVTKVDDYTVKVVFKHPSVQFLERLAIDNKWFFAPAHYYKTILPEFIGEDKALEVAKEYGFEDTQNLGVWTGYYYWLYPQRPTLRPWVATNDANSDRFIMERNPYYFKTDAEGQQLPYIDRIVLTKTQDPSHKLLDMLAGNVEVAQFDFKDFTVLKENEQKGGYRVIPWSTPNWSSTGIELNQTTEDPKLRALFQDIRFREALSVAVDRKEVSEIITSGMGEPAQASVPEGLPGFQDGWNKQWTEYDTTRASQLFDEIGLKWDSAHKYRTFADGSPLSILFYEEKSADNEQFIELVRKYYESVGIKTELKIVDQGSFFDLKYANKIPATFKTVSVVDVSLRPDELVPLRVITPWFGHYGLYNSSGGKEGVKPEGDVAKIMEFWDKIKAAKTREEITQYSNEIIKLHQKNQWVIGYTGPTPVLTVVKNNVKNVPALVNSDEFRGLGFAHPDQFFIE; encoded by the coding sequence GTGGGAAAAAAATCGATCTGGAGCCTTGCAGTTGTAGTTGCCGTAGTGCTGGTAGTTGTCATTTTATTCGTCAATGGCAACAAAGATCGTCAAGCCAAGACGTCTGCAGCGCCGGCAGAGTCTCAGGCGCCGTCAGCCAATACGGCTGCCAATAATACTTCTTCGTCAGGGGGCGGCTTGAAGGAAGCCCCGATTCTGGCTGAGAAGGTCAAGGCGGGATCACTGCCGCCGATAGAAGAACGTATGCCGGCTGCAGATGACATTATGGTTGAGCCAACTTACGAGGAAATCGGTAAATACGGCGGTGAATGGCGTTATCCTTGGAACGGTCCCGACGATAAATGGGGCATCGAGATGGTGACGGAAGAGCCGTTGTTCCGCTTCAAGCAGGATGGCTCCGGCAGCGTTGAGCCCAACGTGGCCAAAAGCTACGATGTGAACGAGGACTCTACTGAATTCACGATCCATCTTCGGGAAGGCATGAAATGGTCGGACGGCGTTCCGTTTACGGCCGATGATGTTATTTTCTACTGGGAGCATATGCTGATTCCTGAAACCTTCGGCAAGGCGCTGTACGACTGCTATTATTCGGTGAATCCGGAGACGGGCGAGAAGGAAAGAGCCGAGGTGACCAAAGTCGACGACTACACGGTCAAAGTGGTGTTCAAGCATCCAAGTGTACAATTCCTGGAGCGGCTGGCGATCGACAACAAGTGGTTCTTCGCACCGGCTCATTATTACAAAACGATCCTTCCGGAATTCATCGGCGAGGACAAAGCGCTTGAGGTTGCCAAAGAGTATGGCTTTGAAGACACCCAAAATCTGGGCGTATGGACTGGCTACTATTACTGGCTGTACCCGCAGCGCCCAACTCTCCGCCCTTGGGTCGCAACGAACGATGCCAACAGCGATCGCTTCATTATGGAGCGCAACCCGTATTACTTCAAAACCGATGCAGAAGGGCAACAGCTTCCTTATATCGACCGCATCGTGCTGACGAAAACGCAGGACCCAAGCCACAAGCTGCTGGATATGCTGGCCGGCAACGTGGAAGTAGCCCAGTTTGATTTCAAGGATTTCACCGTACTCAAGGAAAATGAACAAAAAGGCGGATACCGCGTTATCCCTTGGTCGACGCCAAACTGGTCCAGTACAGGCATTGAGCTGAACCAGACAACCGAGGATCCGAAGCTCCGCGCATTGTTCCAGGACATTCGCTTCCGCGAAGCACTTTCGGTAGCAGTGGATCGCAAGGAAGTTTCCGAGATCATTACAAGCGGCATGGGCGAACCGGCTCAAGCTTCCGTACCGGAAGGCCTGCCAGGCTTCCAGGATGGCTGGAACAAGCAGTGGACGGAGTACGATACAACCCGCGCTTCACAGTTGTTTGATGAAATCGGCCTGAAATGGGACAGCGCTCATAAGTACAGAACCTTTGCCGACGGTTCCCCTCTGTCCATTTTGTTCTATGAGGAAAAAAGCGCCGACAACGAGCAGTTTATCGAACTGGTTCGCAAATATTACGAAAGCGTCGGTATTAAAACCGAGCTCAAAATCGTGGACCAAGGCAGCTTCTTTGATCTGAAGTACGCCAACAAAATTCCGGCAACGTTCAAGACGGTCAGCGTCGTTGACGTTTCGCTCAGACCGGACGAGCTTGTTCCTCTGCGCGTTATTACTCCTTGGTTTGGCCACTATGGCTTGTACAACTCTTCCGGAGGCAAAGAAGGCGTGAAACCGGAAGGGGATGTAGCCAAGATCATGGAATTCTGGGACAAAATCAAGGCAGCGAAGACAAGAGAGGAAATTACGCAGTACAGCAACGAGATTATTAAGCTGCATCAGAAGAACCAGTGGGTGATTGGTTACACAGGCCCGACTCCTGTTCTGACCGTTGTCAAAAACAATGTGAAGAACGTGCCGGCCCTTGTTAACAGCGATGAGTTCAGAGGACTTGGCTTCGCTCATCCGGATCAATTTTTTATCGAATAG